A portion of the Bradyrhizobium diazoefficiens genome contains these proteins:
- the rpoB gene encoding DNA-directed RNA polymerase subunit beta — MAQQTFTGRKRVRKFFGHIKEVAEMPNLIEVQKASYDQFLMVDEPAGGRLDEGLQAVFRSVFPISDFSGTSMLEFVRYEFEQPKYDVDECRQRGMTFAAPLKVTLRLIVFDIDEETGAKSVKDIKEQDVYMGDIPLMTMNGTFIVNGTERVIVSQMHRSPGVFFDHDKGKTHSSGKLLFAARVIPYRGSWLDIEFDAKDIVYARIDRRRKIPVTSLMFALGLDGEAILSTFYKKILYKRTKEGWRVPFDANRFRGYSTINDLIDADTGKVVLEAGKKLTVRGARQMQEKGLKALRLSDEELVGNYLAEDLVNPKTGEIHAEAGEEITDKSMKALNEHGYKELPLLDIDHVNVGAYIRNTLSADKNMTREDALFDIYRVMRPGEPPTLDSAQAMFQSLFFDAERYDLSAVGRVKMNMRLDLDAPDTQRTLRKEDILCVIKTLVDLRDGKGEIDDIDHLGNRRVRSVGELMENQYRIGLLRMERAIKERMSSVDIDTVMPQDLINAKPAAAAVREFFGSSQLSQFMDQTNPLSEITHKRRLSALGPGGLTRERAGFEVRDVHPTHYGRICPIETPEGPNIGLINSLATFARVNKYGFVETPYRKVKDGRVTDEVVYLSAMEEGRYSVAQANVPIDAKGRFTEDLVVCRASGTRDVVPLSPDKVDYMDVSPKQLVSVAAALIPFLENDDANRALMGSNMQRQAVPLVRAEAPFVGTGMEGVVARDSGAAIAARRSGVIDQIDATRVVIRATEDLDPTKSGVDIYRLMKYQRSNQSTCINQRPLVKVGDIVKKGDIIADGPSTDLGELALGRNVLVAFMPWNGYNFEDSILLSERIVKEDVFTSIHIEEFEVMARDTKLGPEEITRDIPNVSEEALKNLDEAGIVYIGAEVRAGDILVGKITPKGESPMTPEEKLLRAIFGEKASDVRDTSLRVPPGVQGTIVEVRVFNRHGVDKDERALAIEREEIERLAKDRDDEQAILDRNVYNRLAELLEGRQGIAGPKGFKKDTKITRAVLEEYPKSQWWLFASPNDKLMAEIEAMRKQYDESKKGLEQRFLDKVEKLQRGDELPPGVMKMVKVFVAVKRKIQPGDKMAGRHGNKGVVSKIVPIEDMPFLEDGTHADIVLNPLGVPSRMNVGQILETHLGWACAGLGKRIGQTVDAYLSKQDIKPLKETLKKVYGEDETIKTLNDNELLELGHNLSRGVPIATPVFDGAKEADIEEMLKLAGLDASGQSTVYDGRTGDAFDRKVTVGYIYMLKLHHLVDDKIHARSIGPYSLVTQQPLGGKAQFGGQRFGEMEVWALEAYGAAYTLQEMLTVKSDDVAGRTKVYEAIVRGDDTFEAGIPESFNVLVKEMRSLGLNVDLHNSKVGPGTAEAAE, encoded by the coding sequence ATGGCGCAGCAGACATTCACCGGTCGCAAACGCGTTCGCAAGTTCTTCGGACACATCAAGGAAGTCGCCGAGATGCCGAACCTCATCGAGGTTCAGAAGGCGTCCTATGACCAGTTCCTGATGGTCGATGAACCCGCCGGCGGGCGCCTCGACGAGGGCCTGCAGGCCGTGTTCCGTTCGGTGTTCCCGATCTCTGACTTTTCGGGCACCTCGATGCTGGAATTCGTCCGCTACGAGTTCGAGCAGCCGAAGTATGACGTCGACGAGTGTCGCCAGCGCGGCATGACCTTCGCGGCCCCCCTCAAGGTGACGCTGCGCCTCATCGTGTTCGATATCGACGAGGAAACCGGCGCGAAGTCGGTCAAGGACATCAAGGAGCAGGACGTCTACATGGGCGACATCCCGCTCATGACGATGAACGGCACCTTCATCGTCAACGGCACCGAGCGCGTTATCGTCTCGCAGATGCACCGTTCGCCGGGTGTGTTCTTCGACCACGACAAGGGCAAGACCCATTCCTCGGGCAAGCTGCTGTTCGCTGCCCGCGTGATCCCGTATCGCGGTTCCTGGCTCGACATCGAGTTCGACGCCAAGGATATCGTCTATGCGCGTATCGACCGTCGCCGCAAGATTCCGGTGACGTCGCTGATGTTCGCGCTCGGCCTCGACGGCGAGGCGATCCTATCCACCTTCTACAAGAAGATCCTTTACAAGCGGACCAAGGAAGGCTGGCGCGTTCCGTTCGACGCCAACCGCTTCCGCGGCTACTCGACCATCAACGATCTGATCGACGCCGACACCGGCAAAGTCGTGCTCGAAGCCGGTAAGAAGCTCACCGTGCGCGGTGCGCGTCAGATGCAGGAGAAGGGCCTGAAGGCGCTGCGCCTCTCGGATGAGGAGCTCGTCGGCAACTATCTCGCAGAGGATCTCGTCAACCCGAAGACCGGTGAGATCCACGCCGAAGCCGGTGAAGAGATCACCGACAAGTCGATGAAGGCACTCAACGAGCACGGCTATAAGGAGTTGCCGCTGCTCGACATCGACCACGTCAATGTCGGCGCCTACATCCGCAACACGCTCTCGGCCGACAAGAACATGACGCGTGAGGACGCGCTGTTCGACATCTACCGCGTGATGCGCCCGGGCGAGCCGCCGACGCTGGATTCGGCGCAGGCGATGTTCCAGTCGCTGTTCTTCGACGCCGAGCGTTACGACCTCTCCGCGGTCGGCCGCGTCAAGATGAACATGCGCCTCGACCTCGATGCGCCCGACACCCAGCGCACGCTGCGCAAGGAAGACATCCTCTGCGTCATCAAGACGCTGGTGGATTTGCGCGACGGCAAGGGCGAGATCGACGACATCGATCATCTCGGCAACCGCCGTGTGCGTTCGGTCGGCGAGCTCATGGAGAACCAGTACCGCATCGGCCTGCTGCGCATGGAGCGCGCGATCAAGGAGCGTATGTCCTCGGTCGACATCGACACGGTCATGCCGCAGGACCTGATCAATGCGAAGCCGGCGGCTGCCGCCGTGCGCGAGTTCTTTGGCTCCTCGCAGCTCTCGCAGTTCATGGACCAGACCAACCCGCTGTCGGAGATCACCCACAAGCGCCGCCTGTCGGCGCTTGGACCGGGCGGTCTGACCCGCGAGCGCGCCGGCTTCGAGGTGCGCGACGTGCATCCGACGCATTACGGCCGCATCTGCCCGATCGAGACGCCGGAAGGTCCGAACATCGGCCTGATCAACTCGCTCGCCACCTTCGCGCGCGTGAATAAGTACGGCTTCGTCGAGACGCCGTATCGCAAGGTCAAGGACGGTCGCGTCACCGACGAGGTCGTGTACCTCTCGGCGATGGAGGAAGGCCGCTATTCGGTCGCTCAGGCCAACGTGCCCATCGACGCCAAGGGTCGCTTCACCGAAGACCTGGTGGTCTGTCGCGCGAGCGGCACCCGCGACGTCGTGCCGTTGTCGCCGGACAAGGTCGACTACATGGACGTGTCGCCGAAGCAGCTCGTTTCGGTTGCCGCGGCGCTGATCCCGTTCCTCGAGAACGACGACGCCAACCGCGCGCTGATGGGCTCGAACATGCAGCGCCAGGCGGTGCCGCTGGTTCGCGCCGAGGCGCCGTTCGTCGGCACCGGCATGGAAGGCGTGGTTGCGCGTGACTCGGGTGCCGCGATCGCGGCACGCCGTTCGGGCGTGATCGATCAGATCGACGCGACCCGCGTCGTCATTCGCGCCACCGAAGATCTCGATCCGACCAAGTCGGGCGTCGATATCTATCGTCTGATGAAGTACCAGCGTTCCAACCAGTCGACCTGCATCAACCAGCGTCCGCTGGTGAAGGTCGGCGACATCGTCAAGAAGGGCGACATCATCGCTGACGGTCCGTCGACCGATCTCGGTGAGCTCGCGCTCGGCCGTAACGTGCTGGTCGCGTTCATGCCGTGGAACGGCTACAACTTCGAAGACTCGATCCTGCTCTCCGAGCGGATTGTGAAGGAAGACGTCTTCACCTCGATCCATATCGAGGAGTTCGAGGTGATGGCCCGTGACACCAAGCTCGGACCTGAGGAAATCACCCGCGACATTCCGAACGTCTCGGAAGAAGCGCTGAAGAACCTCGACGAAGCCGGTATCGTCTACATCGGCGCGGAAGTGCGCGCCGGCGACATCCTGGTCGGCAAGATCACGCCGAAGGGCGAAAGCCCGATGACGCCGGAAGAAAAGCTTCTGCGCGCCATCTTCGGCGAAAAGGCCTCCGACGTTCGCGACACCTCGCTGCGCGTTCCCCCGGGCGTGCAGGGCACCATCGTCGAAGTCCGTGTGTTCAACCGTCACGGCGTCGACAAGGACGAGCGTGCGCTGGCGATCGAGCGGGAAGAGATCGAGCGTCTGGCCAAGGACCGCGACGACGAGCAGGCGATCCTGGACCGCAACGTCTACAACCGTCTTGCCGAGCTCCTCGAGGGGCGGCAGGGCATTGCCGGTCCGAAGGGCTTCAAGAAGGACACTAAGATCACCCGTGCGGTGCTCGAGGAGTACCCGAAGTCGCAGTGGTGGCTGTTCGCTTCGCCGAACGACAAGCTGATGGCCGAGATCGAGGCCATGCGGAAGCAGTACGACGAATCGAAGAAGGGGCTCGAGCAGCGCTTCCTCGACAAGGTCGAAAAGCTTCAGCGCGGCGACGAATTGCCGCCCGGCGTGATGAAGATGGTCAAGGTCTTCGTCGCGGTGAAGCGCAAGATCCAGCCCGGCGACAAGATGGCCGGCCGCCACGGCAACAAGGGCGTGGTGTCGAAGATCGTGCCGATCGAGGACATGCCGTTCCTCGAAGACGGTACGCATGCCGATATCGTGCTCAATCCGCTCGGCGTGCCCTCGCGCATGAACGTCGGGCAGATCCTCGAAACCCATCTCGGCTGGGCCTGCGCCGGCCTCGGCAAGCGTATCGGCCAGACGGTCGATGCCTATTTGTCGAAGCAGGACATCAAGCCGCTGAAGGAAACCTTGAAGAAGGTCTACGGCGAGGACGAGACGATCAAGACGCTCAACGACAACGAGCTGCTTGAACTCGGCCATAACCTGAGCCGCGGCGTGCCGATCGCGACGCCGGTGTTCGACGGTGCCAAGGAAGCCGACATCGAGGAGATGCTGAAGCTTGCCGGTCTCGACGCTTCGGGTCAGTCGACCGTCTATGACGGCCGCACCGGCGATGCCTTCGACCGCAAGGTGACGGTAGGCTACATCTATATGCTCAAGCTGCACCATCTCGTCGACGACAAGATCCATGCGCGTTCGATCGGTCCGTACTCGCTCGTCACCCAGCAGCCGCTGGGCGGCAAGGCGCAGTTCGGCGGCCAGCGTTTCGGCGAAATGGAGGTGTGGGCGCTCGAAGCTTACGGCGCGGCCTACACGCTCCAGGAAATGCTGACCGTGAAGTCGGACGACGTCGCCGGCCGTACCAAGGTGTACGAGGCGATCGTGCGTGGCGACGACACCTTCGAGGCCGGTATCCCGGAATCATTCAACGTGCTGGTCAAGGAAATGCGCTCGCTCGGCCTCAACGTCGACTTGCACAATTCGAAGGTCGGCCCCGGGACGGCGGAAGCGGCCGAGTAA
- the rpoC gene encoding DNA-directed RNA polymerase subunit beta', with protein MNQEIMNLFNPTTPAQVFDQIRISIASPEKILSWSYGEIKKPETINYRTFKPERDGLFCARIFGPIKDYECLCGKYKRMKYKGIICEKCSVEVTLSRVRRERMGHIELAAPVAHIWFLKSLPSRIGLLLDMTLKDLERILYFEYYVVLEPGLTALKDRQLLSEDEYLKAQDEYGQDSFTAMIGAEAIRELLKGMDLEKLELTLRAEMQETDSDIKHKKLAKRLKIVEAFRHSGNKPEWMILTVVPVIPPDLRPLVPLDGGRFATSDLNDLYRRVINRNNRLKRLMELRAPDIIIRNEKRMLQEAVDALFDNGRRGRVITGANKRPLKSLADMLKGKQGRFRQNLLGKRVDYSGRSVIVVGPELRLHQCGLPKKMALELFKPFIYSRLDAKGLSTTVKQAKKLVEKERPEVWDILDEVIREHPVLLNRAPTLHRLGIQAFEPVLIEGKAIQLHPLVCSAFNADFDGDQMAVHVPLSLEAQLEARVLMMSTNNILHPANGQPIIVPSQDIVLGLYYVSIMREGLPGEGKLFGDMAELEHALHAKVIHLHTKIKYRWEGMDETGKISKRWIETTAGRVMLGNLLPRNPRISYEIINKLMTKREISGVIDQVYRHCGQKETVIFCDRIMALGFYNAFKAGISFGKDDMVVPHSKWKIVDTTRTLAKDFEQQYNDGLITHGEKYNKVVDAWSRATEEIAKAMMKEISSTKKTASGADADINSIYMMAHSGARGSPAQMRQLAGMRGLMAKPSGEIIETPIISNFKEGLSVLEYFNSTHGARKGLADTALKTANSGYLTRRLVDVAQDCIITQSDCGTKLGIKMRAIVDAGTVVASLGSRILGRTACEDIRDSSGKVIIKRDTLMEESHLDAIQQGGVQEVKIRSALTCELVNGICGMCYGRDLARGTPVNHGEAVGVIAAQSIGEPGTQLTMRTFHIGGAAQLNEQSFVEANFDGKIVIRNKAIARNSEGHLVAMVRNMVVAIVDTDGTERATHRIQYGARLHVDEGDTVKRGQRIVEWDPYTRPLLTEVEGTIGFEDLVEGQSISETLDEATGIAKRVVIDWRSMRGGGDLRPAIVVKGKDGKVLKLARGGDARYMLSVDGILSVDIGAKVQAGDILARVSTESAKTRDITGGLPRVAELFEARRPKDAAIIAEIAGTIRFGRDYKNKRRISIEPMDKTDEAREYLIPKGKHIHLQDGDIVEKGDFIVEGNPAPHDILAVKGIEELAAYLVNEIQEVYRLQGVLINDKHIEVIVRQMLQKVEVTDQGDTDMISGEQVDKIEFDALNEKAKEEGKKIATGTPVLLGITKASLQTRSFFSAASFQETTRVLTEAAVNGKVDPLEGLKENVIVGRLIPAGTGASMAKIREVAVKRDKMILDEREKQAAVVSPAPEAELPALPPAE; from the coding sequence ATGAACCAAGAAATTATGAATCTCTTTAACCCGACGACGCCGGCTCAGGTCTTCGACCAGATCCGGATCTCGATCGCGTCCCCGGAGAAGATTCTGTCCTGGTCCTACGGCGAGATCAAGAAGCCGGAGACCATCAACTACCGTACCTTCAAGCCCGAGCGCGACGGCCTGTTCTGCGCCCGCATCTTCGGGCCGATCAAGGATTACGAGTGCTTGTGCGGCAAGTACAAGCGCATGAAGTACAAGGGCATCATCTGCGAGAAGTGTTCGGTCGAGGTCACGCTGTCGCGCGTCCGGCGCGAGCGCATGGGCCATATCGAGCTCGCGGCCCCGGTCGCCCACATCTGGTTCCTGAAGTCGCTGCCGTCGCGCATCGGCCTGCTGCTCGATATGACGCTGAAGGATCTCGAGCGGATCCTTTACTTTGAATATTACGTCGTGCTTGAGCCCGGCCTCACCGCGCTGAAGGACCGTCAGTTGCTGTCGGAAGACGAGTATCTGAAGGCGCAGGACGAGTACGGCCAGGACTCCTTCACCGCCATGATCGGCGCGGAAGCGATCCGCGAGCTGCTCAAGGGCATGGACCTCGAGAAGCTCGAGCTGACCTTGCGCGCGGAGATGCAGGAGACGGACTCCGACATCAAGCACAAGAAGCTCGCCAAGCGCCTGAAGATCGTCGAGGCGTTCCGCCACTCCGGCAATAAGCCGGAATGGATGATCCTGACCGTCGTCCCCGTGATCCCGCCGGACCTGCGTCCGCTGGTGCCGCTGGACGGCGGCCGCTTCGCGACCTCGGATCTCAACGACCTCTACCGCCGCGTCATCAACCGCAACAACCGCCTGAAGCGGCTGATGGAGCTGCGTGCGCCCGACATCATCATCCGCAACGAGAAGCGCATGCTTCAGGAAGCGGTCGATGCGCTGTTCGACAACGGCCGCCGCGGCCGCGTCATCACGGGTGCCAACAAGCGCCCGCTGAAGTCGCTCGCCGACATGCTGAAGGGCAAGCAAGGCCGCTTCCGCCAGAACCTGCTCGGCAAGCGCGTCGACTATTCGGGCCGTTCGGTGATCGTGGTCGGTCCCGAGCTGCGCCTGCATCAGTGCGGCCTGCCGAAGAAGATGGCGCTCGAGCTGTTCAAGCCGTTCATCTATTCGCGGCTTGACGCCAAAGGCCTGTCCACCACCGTCAAGCAGGCGAAGAAGCTGGTCGAGAAGGAGCGGCCCGAGGTCTGGGACATCCTGGACGAGGTGATCCGCGAGCATCCGGTGCTGCTCAACCGCGCGCCGACGCTGCATCGTCTGGGCATCCAGGCGTTCGAGCCGGTGCTGATCGAGGGCAAGGCGATTCAGCTTCACCCGCTGGTCTGCTCCGCGTTCAACGCCGACTTCGACGGCGACCAGATGGCCGTGCACGTTCCGCTGTCGCTGGAAGCGCAGCTGGAAGCGCGCGTGCTGATGATGTCGACCAATAACATCCTGCATCCGGCGAACGGCCAGCCGATCATCGTGCCGTCGCAGGACATCGTGCTCGGTCTCTACTACGTCTCGATCATGCGCGAAGGCCTGCCCGGCGAGGGCAAGCTGTTCGGCGACATGGCCGAGCTCGAGCACGCCCTGCACGCGAAAGTCATCCACCTCCACACCAAGATCAAGTACCGGTGGGAAGGCATGGACGAGACCGGCAAGATCTCCAAGCGCTGGATCGAGACCACCGCCGGCCGCGTCATGCTCGGCAATTTGCTGCCGAGGAACCCGCGCATCTCGTACGAGATCATCAACAAGCTGATGACCAAGCGCGAGATCTCGGGCGTCATCGACCAGGTCTACCGTCACTGCGGCCAGAAGGAGACTGTGATCTTCTGCGACCGCATCATGGCGCTCGGCTTCTACAATGCGTTCAAGGCCGGCATCTCGTTCGGCAAGGACGATATGGTCGTGCCGCACAGCAAGTGGAAGATCGTCGACACCACCCGTACGCTGGCGAAGGATTTCGAGCAGCAGTACAACGACGGTCTGATCACCCATGGCGAGAAGTACAACAAGGTCGTCGACGCCTGGTCGAGGGCGACCGAAGAAATCGCCAAGGCGATGATGAAGGAGATCTCCTCGACCAAGAAGACGGCGAGCGGGGCGGATGCCGACATCAACTCGATCTACATGATGGCTCACTCCGGTGCCCGCGGTTCGCCGGCCCAGATGCGCCAGCTCGCCGGCATGCGCGGCCTGATGGCCAAGCCGTCGGGTGAGATCATCGAGACGCCGATCATCTCGAACTTCAAGGAAGGCCTCTCGGTTCTCGAGTACTTCAACTCGACCCACGGCGCCCGCAAGGGCCTCGCGGACACCGCGTTGAAGACCGCGAACTCCGGCTATCTGACCCGACGTCTGGTCGACGTCGCGCAGGACTGCATCATCACGCAGAGTGACTGCGGCACCAAGCTCGGCATCAAGATGCGCGCCATCGTCGACGCCGGCACCGTGGTCGCCTCGCTCGGTTCGCGCATTCTCGGACGCACGGCCTGCGAAGACATCCGTGACAGCTCCGGCAAGGTGATCATCAAGCGCGATACGCTGATGGAAGAGAGCCATCTGGACGCCATCCAGCAGGGTGGTGTGCAGGAGGTGAAGATCCGCTCGGCGCTGACCTGCGAACTCGTCAACGGCATTTGCGGCATGTGCTACGGCCGCGACCTCGCCCGCGGCACGCCGGTCAACCACGGTGAAGCCGTCGGCGTCATCGCGGCGCAGTCCATCGGCGAGCCGGGCACCCAGCTCACCATGCGCACCTTCCACATCGGCGGTGCGGCGCAGCTCAACGAGCAGTCCTTCGTCGAAGCCAACTTCGACGGCAAGATCGTGATCAGGAACAAGGCCATCGCCCGCAACAGCGAAGGTCACCTGGTCGCGATGGTGCGCAACATGGTGGTGGCGATCGTCGATACCGACGGCACCGAGCGTGCGACGCACCGTATCCAGTACGGCGCGCGCCTGCACGTCGACGAGGGCGACACGGTCAAGCGTGGCCAGCGTATCGTCGAGTGGGATCCCTATACGCGTCCGCTTCTCACCGAGGTCGAAGGAACCATCGGCTTCGAGGATCTGGTCGAAGGGCAGTCCATCTCGGAAACGCTGGACGAAGCGACCGGTATCGCCAAGCGCGTGGTCATCGACTGGCGCTCGATGCGCGGCGGCGGAGACCTGCGTCCGGCCATCGTGGTCAAGGGCAAGGACGGCAAGGTGCTCAAGCTCGCCCGTGGCGGCGATGCCCGCTACATGCTTTCGGTGGACGGCATTCTGTCGGTCGACATCGGAGCCAAGGTCCAGGCCGGCGACATCCTCGCCCGTGTCTCGACCGAAAGCGCCAAGACGCGCGACATCACCGGCGGTCTGCCGCGGGTGGCGGAGCTGTTCGAGGCACGGCGTCCGAAGGATGCGGCGATCATCGCCGAAATCGCGGGCACCATCCGGTTCGGGCGCGACTACAAGAACAAGCGCCGCATCTCGATCGAGCCGATGGACAAGACGGATGAGGCGCGCGAATACCTGATCCCGAAGGGCAAGCACATCCACCTTCAGGACGGCGACATCGTCGAAAAGGGCGACTTCATCGTGGAAGGCAACCCGGCGCCGCACGACATCCTGGCGGTCAAGGGCATCGAGGAGCTCGCGGCCTATCTGGTCAACGAGATCCAGGAAGTCTACCGGCTTCAGGGCGTGCTCATCAACGACAAGCACATCGAGGTGATTGTCCGTCAGATGCTCCAGAAGGTGGAAGTCACCGACCAGGGCGATACGGACATGATCTCGGGCGAGCAGGTCGACAAGATCGAGTTCGACGCGCTCAACGAGAAGGCCAAAGAAGAGGGCAAGAAGATCGCCACGGGAACGCCGGTTCTGCTCGGCATCACCAAGGCGAGCTTGCAGACCCGTTCCTTCTTCTCGGCGGCCTCGTTCCAGGAGACCACCCGCGTCCTCACGGAAGCGGCGGTCAACGGCAAAGTCGATCCGCTCGAAGGCCTCAAGGAGAACGTCATCGTCGGCCGGTTGATCCCGGCAGGCACCGGCGCCTCCATGGCCAAGATCCGCGAAGTCGCAGTGAAGCGCGACAAGATGATTCTCGACGAGCGCGAGAAGCAGGCGGCCGTCGTGTCGCCCGCGCCGGAAGCGGAGCTTCCCGCGCTGCCGCCCGCGGAATGA
- a CDS encoding FAD-dependent oxidoreductase, whose product MLDLAIVGGGPGGLMSAWYLKRKLGDLCRITIYEASDRLGGKIVTRKFDSAPAMYEAGVAEIYDYSMTGPDPLRELIQHFGLQTIPMDAEQVQFGGELLNDVAGMRRKYGVKTAAAIESFRERCAEKMSPIEYYEGIGAHDNENPWAYKTAEQVLDEEVEDETAKRFFKVMARSDIATESHNTNGLNALKNYLMDVDGYIGLYSIQNGNEQLIECLQSEVNADIQLNHRVLTVGKAPTGRYQLKMMNGKGPETRDFDLVLVCLPHSWLGTVGWEGEQLRKSMVKHVSYFDRPAHYLRVSILFDSPFWGDQISGAWFMSEAFGGCCVYNEGARHDVGKHGVLNWLIPGSDALAFANLSDQELIDAALKSLPASLGDARAHFLEGKIHRWLSSVNAVPGGLPVRDVMTNHRPEPKEHPGIVVVGDYLFDSTLNGLLDSSDAATDIILTETMRLRREHGQDGKPISDKIDRDYFENYRGVGPYSEAWSHFTDPDYLAKLIGIVWGKAKGAKLLVAGSASGELVGALRERGIDAWGIENNRAIHAKTPQALKKYNKLGSILDMPFNDGAFDIVFETSLCHVAPKQVVRAIRELNRVVKTGLVFGSITSDMASIVIDRYDLLRGVRKLGTWWEWSELFFGNGFDLSMHRKDCTDALWAATLAANKGPGQWYADADSLRYSFFDKIADEDDD is encoded by the coding sequence ATGCTTGATCTCGCAATCGTAGGCGGCGGCCCCGGCGGGCTGATGAGCGCCTGGTATCTGAAGCGTAAGCTCGGCGACCTCTGCCGCATCACTATCTACGAAGCCTCCGATCGGCTCGGCGGCAAGATCGTCACGCGCAAATTCGATTCCGCGCCGGCGATGTACGAGGCCGGCGTCGCGGAGATCTACGATTACTCGATGACCGGACCGGATCCACTGCGTGAGCTGATTCAGCATTTCGGCTTGCAGACGATTCCGATGGACGCCGAGCAGGTGCAGTTTGGCGGCGAGCTTCTCAACGACGTCGCCGGCATGCGCCGCAAATATGGCGTCAAGACCGCGGCGGCGATCGAGTCGTTCCGCGAGCGCTGCGCCGAGAAGATGTCGCCGATCGAATATTACGAGGGCATCGGCGCCCACGACAACGAGAATCCATGGGCCTACAAGACCGCCGAGCAGGTGCTCGACGAAGAGGTCGAGGACGAAACGGCAAAACGTTTCTTCAAGGTGATGGCGCGCTCTGATATCGCCACCGAGAGCCACAACACCAACGGCCTCAACGCGCTCAAGAACTATCTGATGGATGTCGACGGCTATATCGGCCTCTATTCCATCCAGAATGGCAACGAGCAACTGATCGAATGCCTCCAGTCGGAGGTCAACGCCGACATCCAGCTCAATCACCGCGTGCTCACCGTCGGCAAGGCGCCGACCGGGCGTTATCAGCTGAAGATGATGAACGGCAAGGGACCGGAGACGCGCGACTTCGATCTCGTGCTGGTTTGCCTGCCGCATTCCTGGCTCGGCACTGTGGGCTGGGAAGGCGAGCAGCTGCGCAAGTCGATGGTCAAGCACGTCTCCTATTTCGACCGTCCCGCGCATTATCTGCGGGTCTCGATCCTGTTCGATAGTCCGTTCTGGGGTGACCAGATTTCCGGCGCCTGGTTCATGTCGGAAGCCTTCGGCGGCTGCTGCGTCTACAACGAAGGCGCGCGTCACGATGTCGGCAAGCACGGCGTCCTGAACTGGCTCATTCCCGGTTCCGATGCGCTGGCGTTCGCCAATCTGTCGGACCAGGAGCTGATCGACGCCGCGCTGAAATCGCTGCCGGCCTCGCTCGGCGATGCGCGTGCGCATTTCTTGGAAGGCAAGATTCACCGCTGGCTATCGTCGGTGAACGCAGTTCCGGGCGGTCTGCCCGTGCGCGACGTCATGACCAATCACCGGCCCGAGCCGAAGGAGCACCCCGGCATCGTCGTGGTCGGCGACTATCTGTTCGACTCTACGCTGAACGGTCTGCTCGACTCCTCGGATGCGGCGACCGACATCATCCTGACCGAGACGATGCGGCTGCGCCGCGAGCACGGCCAGGACGGCAAACCGATCTCGGACAAGATCGATCGCGACTATTTCGAGAACTATCGTGGCGTCGGTCCTTACAGCGAGGCGTGGAGTCACTTCACCGATCCCGACTATCTCGCAAAGCTGATCGGCATCGTCTGGGGCAAGGCGAAGGGCGCCAAGCTCCTGGTCGCGGGCTCCGCCAGCGGCGAGCTGGTCGGTGCGCTGCGCGAGCGCGGCATCGATGCCTGGGGCATCGAGAACAACCGCGCGATCCACGCCAAAACGCCGCAGGCGCTGAAGAAGTACAACAAGCTGGGATCGATCCTGGACATGCCGTTCAATGACGGCGCGTTCGACATCGTATTCGAGACAAGCCTCTGCCACGTCGCCCCGAAGCAGGTGGTCCGCGCAATCCGCGAGTTGAACCGTGTGGTCAAGACCGGCCTCGTGTTCGGCTCGATCACCTCGGACATGGCGTCAATCGTGATCGACCGCTACGACCTGTTGCGCGGCGTCAGGAAGCTCGGCACCTGGTGGGAATGGTCCGAACTGTTCTTCGGCAACGGCTTCGATCTGTCGATGCACCGCAAGGACTGCACTGATGCGCTCTGGGCAGCGACGCTCGCCGCGAACAAGGGGCCAGGCCAGTGGTATGCCGACGCCGACAGCCTGCGTTATTCCTTCTTCGACAAGATCGCGGACGAAGACGACGACTAG